TTCTTGTCTTTAATGACTCATAAAATGGTAAGTACTTATTTGTGCTCCCTCTCAAATACCATAAAaactcttattatttattttatttttactattttctttATCAGAGTGAGAAGGACTCTAAAGAAGAAATCATGAAGGCTTTCCGTTTATTTGATGATGATGGCACAGGCAAAATTTCTTTTAAAAACCTGAAGAGGGTTGCCAAGGAATTGGGAGAGAACCTTACAGATGAAGAACTACAGGTAATTTATCACAACACATTGCATATTGAAATTATAAGCACTGCAAACACTTCAAGCAGTGGCTGTAACCCAGTAATAGACAACATGATTTTTTTTGCAAGTGCCTCAAAAGTGGCCCTTGGTTCCATGTTACATTTTTGAGGAAGCTTCAGGCTATACTATGACAGCAAGCCATGTACAACGATGGCTACTTAGTGAAGCTTGTGCGATATCTCTATGCAATCGGTCTAACCTATATAGACTATTTGAATGTACTCCAAACTGccctgatttaggcaggacagtcttAGGTGGCAGGAAAGTCTTCTCAAATCAGAACTTTTTTCCAGATTCCTGGACAGTTAGGAGATGTGGACTGCTAATGATGACAGTATGCACCTGCTACTGGTACATGTGACATTGAGCAAGTGTTGTTAAGCCAAttaaattcttatttttattaatgccACCCTGCCTAATAATGTTTACCTGTTGATGTAAGAGAAGACTTCACTTCCTGCTCTAATTAGATATGCTGTGTGACCTTCCTGCATTGTGCAGGGGAGGTCACATGATGCGGACGCTGGCTTCTCTAACCACCTGAAAGTTGCTCATCACCAGATTAAATGATATGTCTACTATGAAAGAAGGATCTTACATTAAATATACTAGATCTAAGCATACATATTTTCTTATACAATATGGTACTTGTGAGCTTTAGTTTGGACTGTTCGGGAATGACTGGCCTCAAGTGGAGTAATATTGTTTAGTTTGGTTGTTCTGGGTAATGGACTCTCGTATGAAGCCTTGGGTTTATTTAACTGACCTGCTCCCTCGTCAAACTCCAATTTGTGGTACCTTGTTATCAGCTGTTAGACATCTGTAGCTGATACTACCAGGCAACAAGCAGCTTTGTGCTGTCATAGGGAAGATATATAAGGGGTAATTCAATTCCACACAGTGTGCAGCAGAGTTTCTCCAGCAATGAGTGCACATGGACATCGCAGTGATGTCTGTCAGCTCGTTGTGGAGAATGAAGTTCCCCCACTTCCATAGTGTTTAGTGCTACTATTGGATGCATTCATTGGGTAATGGAAGTTAGACTGTCTGCAAAGATTGTGGCAATACACTGTCACATCATTACTGGCTTCCATTCTTCCACCTCAATTTTGAAAAGATGCAAAGCTAGAAAACTGCTACTGGAATGTGTACATCTAggtcacaataataaaaatagtatggattgatttttttttttaaatattggcatTATTAGAGTTTTTATTTAACACAGGAATTATCTTggagaaacattttaaaacataagtcagcaggaaaataaataatgttttaaattgtCTTGGTGAGTAGTGAGGAATAAATTTTTTTCTAGAAGTGCATCTGCGGCAAACCTCTGTAGATTTACAATCTGTTGCAATCCCCTCTGGAGTTGAATTAACTATAGACAGGTCTGTTCAAGGACCTGTCAATTGACGTCAATGCACTGTGTTATTTATGAACTAGGATACATACGTTTGCAGCCTTTGTTCTCAATGTATGTGTTAACTGTTAGAGTTAATGTGTAGATTCATGCTGGCACGCAATATTGGTCTTTCCATGCatgttataattttatttattttaattaggaaatGATTGACGAAGCGGATCGCGACGGAGATGGCGAAATTAATGAGCAAGAATTTCTTAGGATCATGAGGAAGACAAGTCTTTACTGATTTAGTAATTATTGATGAACTTGTTACATGTGGCggtatacagtaaaaaaaacaaaacccaagcAAGGGAAAATATTCTGTGTTCTTCTTATCACGTCACGTCATGACTTAATTGCTTCAAAACAATTATGTATCGTCCTTCTCTATACAGCGTGTGTGGATACTCTGAAATGTGCCACTTTGCAAGTTATGGCCAATCAACTTGCACTAAGTTCCAAGCTGAGCTttgatatattaatatacatcCATTTCCAACATGAAAGCATATATGTGTTTGTATACATGTTGTTATGTTGACTTAATGCATGTTCTTGTTATTTACCATCTGTAGGACATAACTGGTATTTTCATTGTCTTTTCTGTTTGTTGCTTGGTGCCTGTTTAATGAATTGTTATGAATGGCTGTTAgtcattcttttctttttatctcGGCAAATGTCAAGTGTTTGAAGTGTATTGTAGCAGAttgatataaatattttgtaataaacatatttttttatagtgGTGTTGGCTCTGGAGTGCTTGAATTTGAACCTGTCAGCTGGTGTTTGTTCGGGGGTGGGGGGAATTAGTGTTTCACCTACTAAACAGTGTCTTGTGTTTACTTCCCACCCGAAAAAAAATTCTTTTATTTTGTAtgattagaaataaaataatttataaaatcaGGACAAAGCGTCCAGAACAGTATATCAAGCATAATAGCAAGAACAGTAAAATCAAAACCATTATTTGTAAGAATAAGAGGGTGTGGAATATGGGGTTGGGAGGGGGGTACAAGGCTAGTTGGGTAAGAAAACCATAGTATTGTCCATCTTATATTAGGAAAATTAGGCAGCTGCCTGATATTACTGGACCTAGGAGAGGGtaagtccgtgtgtgtgtgtgtgtgtgtgttggatgGATGTGTGTGTGGAGGGCCTGCACACCTTGCAGGAATTGAAGAGTAAATTAAAGGGGCAGAAGAGGCCGGTGGGACATACTTTGGTATATATGTGGCCCATATCCTGTAAATAATAGATTTTTTTCCATGGCTGCAAtgtgccagatttgttttttgaGTGAGGAAATGTGTGGGGGAGTGAGTTCTTGCATATCTTGGCTAAAAACTGGAATATTAGCATCTTGGGAAATGTATTAAGGTCCTGTGGGAATAGCCTAGAACAGGGgttaggcaacctgcggctctccaggtgttgtgaaactacaaatcccagcataccttgccacctatctgccggttatctactggcaaaacatgttgggacttgtagtttcacaacacctggagagccgcaggttgcctacccctggcctAGAAGAAACACCTATGGCTCCCTTGCTACTGGGGCCTCAAGCTATTAAGGAGTGTGTGGATTTTGTCCCTGTAACAGGTTACTATGGGGAATGACCagatgtggccagagaggtaccctagttcacaacacctgcaggACCTGTAATTGTGCACACTATCTGTATGTTAGTTGCTTGACTCCTCTGATACAAGCTTCAGACTGCATTGTGCTCTGTCCCAGGAGAGGCAGGAACTGTGACATGGAGGATGCCCACCTAGTGATGGGTACATTTTAAACTAAATCATATAATCCTATTGCTACTAcattgtttgtgtaaacacacacacacacacacacaccaacctGAACTTTTCATAGCATGGATTCAACAAGtttctggaaacattccttagacaTTCTGGCCCATGTTTACGTGATAGCATCATGCAGTCCTGCAGATTTGTCTGCTGGACGTTCATGCCGCAAAtctcctgttccaccacatccGGAAGGCGCTCTATATGAGTGAGATCAGCACACTGAACTTCTTgtgttcatggaaccagcttgatatgatgtgtgctttgtgaggAGACAATTTATCTTGCTGTAAGTAGCCATTAATAGAACGGTATGCTGGCCGTAAAGGGATATACATGCTCAGCAACAATACTTGGATAGGCTGAATGCTCATTTGGTATTAAAggacctaatgtgtgccaagaaaacattccccacaccattatacCACCACCACCAGTTGACACAAGGCATGATGAATGTATTGATGTTTATgctaaattctgaccctaccatctgttTGTTGCAACAGAAATTGAGATACATCAGATCAGGCAAAGTTTTTAAAGTCTTCCTCTTTCGAATGACTCCATTGTAGCATCAATTTCTTGTTcgtagctgacaggagtggaacccagCCATGTCTTCTACTGTTGTAGCTCATCCAGTTAAAGGATCAAAATGATGTGttttcagagatgctcttctgcataccattaTCTGACCTTTCTCATTTACAAGGCATTGTTGCCCAGAGAACTCACTGCACCATTCTCTGCAAATTATAGAGCAGAGTTTCTCAATCCTAGTCCTCACTCCCCAACCctccaacagctcatgttttcaggatttctttaatcgtgCACAGGTGACTTACTGTACTTGGTTGGAtcagtaattatcctacctgttccacagacagaaatccacaaaacatgagctgttaggACTGCGCGAGGACTGGAGTTCAGAAACACTGTTTTAGAGACttttgtgcatgaaaatcccactgagtgtgtgtgtgtagatatatctatatatagatctaCTACATGGCCAAAGGTATGTGGACACCTGAACATCACATCCAtgtgtgcttgttgaacatcccATTCCTACACCATGGGCATTAATGTGGAGTTGGTTGCGTTATGTTTTTGTGACCTACCGCTGAGCTTTTGTTGCTCCTAAACGTTTGCACTTCACATTAACAGTACTTTTTATTCTGGGTTCAAATGTGGCCGAAACAAAACGGGTTTCTCAGGAAACACGTCAGCCTATGTTGCTATGGCAAAGCAATGCTATTCCATGTGTCAGATTGGCAAGAAACTAAAGATTTCATACAAAGGTTCCACTACTGTCTTGAAAGAAAATGGCAATTTGGATCTAACCAGGATAGAAAACACAGCGGAAGGCCCAGATGCACAAGAGGATAAGTACAGCAGACTCTGCAATTTGAGATGCCTACAGGGCCTGAGCTGGAGGTTTCCTTATTATTTAGTAcatcaaaaatagaagtgtcatCTGCAACAGTAAAAAATATGACTCTGGGATGCTGGCCTTCTAGGCAGAGTTGCAAATAAAAAGCCATATTTGAAACtggcaaaaaagaaaaggttGAAATGGGCAAAAGAACACAGACATTGGAAGACAGAAAAAGAGTATTATGGATGGGTTAGTCTAAATTTGAGGTGTTTGGCTTGAACAGTAGAACGTTTGTGAGAAGTAGAGCAAATTAATGATGCTGTTGGAGTGCTTGATGCCTTCTGTTAAGTATGCTGGATGAGACTATAACTTCAGGTTAATTTAATGTTactttgataaaaaataaataaacacttaACAAAACCAATAAACTATTGTTTAATTTCTTCTACATTCGTAGTAGAGAGAGGTacaagacagggatgcccgttatCCCCACTACTATGCGCACTAGCCTTAGAACCTAGACCCGCTGCATTTATCTACGGAGATGTGAGACTAAATTTCCACTCTTGACGGCTGATATGCTACTCATGATCTCTGATCCTGATGGATCTATCCCCACTATCTTCCATACTATTCACAGGTTTAGTTCTTTTGCGAGCTGCAAAATCAATTTTGAGACATTCCCGATGATATGTGTAATGTGGAGCTCGACTACCAGTTCATATTCTCTCCcactaaaatcaaatatttaggaATTTACATTCCTGCTAAATTACATAATCTATATGCCTTTAACTAACCACCTATTATCAAAAAAAATCAACACTTATGCTTAATTGGCATAATCTCCCACTATCCCTCTTAGGCCGCAATGCTAACATTTAAAAGCATAATCTTTACTAAATTATCTTATCcacgcaggggcggatctaggaaatgactataccccgggcgatgtagggggggggatttaggccccgccccctttccgtctgctaaggctgctgacggctgcacagtatgtgcggatccgttcagcagtgataatgtgctgtcccgctgctctgattgtgtttaaaacacaatcagagcagccgggcagcacactgtcactgctgaatggacctgcacagtgtgtagctgtcggcagcaagcccctgctaggggggggggggcgatcggccccccctggatccgccactgtatccACGTCAAATGCTCCCATTAGGCCTAACTAGATCTGATTTACACACACACGCACCACATTATTTTCGAAATTGATATGGCAATCCAAGAAACATCGTATAGCCAGACATAAACTGATACTTGGAAAGGCCCGAGGAGGTTTAGCATTGCCAGACATACTTTCCTTTACACAAATGTCCTTGTTTCGTTACACTTTAGATTGGCTCCATCAACATGAACATGTTACAAACGGAACACAGGAAAATGCATTATTCCACCCATATTCCCCAGTGACTTTACTACATTTACCAAGATCCTTGTTACCTACACAGTTTTATCATAATATCCTATTCAATGATACTTGTAAATCCTGGCTTcacattaataagaaatataaaaaaacacttaaaataaCTAGATTCTTCCCAATTTGGGTCAATCTGGAAATTTAGAAACTTCTTAATGAttccaagtgtgtgtgtgtgtgtgtgtgtgtgtgtgtgtgtgtgtgtgtgtgtgtgtgtgtgtgtgtgtgtgtgtgtgtgtgtgtgtgtgtgtgtgtgtgtgtgtgtgtgtgtgtgtgtgtgtgtgtgtgtgtgtgtgtgtgtgtgtgtgtgtgtgtgtgtgtgtgtgtgtgtgtgtgtgtgtgtgtgtgtgtgtgtgtcaatctACCAACCTGTATATAAACAAGTAGGCCAGCTTTCGTTTGGGTTCTTCAAACATAGCATATTTGTGACCGCAGCCCTCTGGTGAAGTCACAAGGACATTGTCAGAGGCTGCTGTCACATAGGtgaactatttttattttctttttacaagGCAAATAATGCTGATGTGTCTCTTACTTATCCTTATAATAGAATAGACAGTATGCTTATTTTTATCATGTAAATTCACAATCTCTGTAAgcaataagtttattttttacacttttaggTGGTGGTGGACTGagggttaaaaatgtatttattttttcacttgaTCTTTTTCATccttttaatgttttaaatattcaGCAGGGGGCGCTTGTGAGCCatgctatctatctatatatgtatatagttttTTATGTATTGTGAAATGTAAACATTTTCCAGTCTCCTTTAGTATTCTGTATTTTgtcaaaatgtgaaaataaacattttaaattccaCCCAATCAAGAAGTTGTATTCTTAATATCAGGAGAGTTGAGGGAGAAGTTCCCATGAACCCATTGCATCAGTTTTTAAATAAAGGGACATTGAAACaatttgtttgctgtttttttttttgcaatgttgcAAAAAATGATTGCAAAGGCTAAAAGTATCAAGTATAAAATCAGAATGTTGAATAGTGAATATTAACGAAaggtaaaataaattttttatataaaataaaaataagtatatatacattttgaaaCCCTGGTATAATCTGGGGGAACGTTGGTCATGGAAAGAAGATCTAGTAaatgtagcatatatatatatatatatatatatatatatatatatatatatcacaattagTCTAAGGGGTAAGGTTTACTATGCTGAGGTTTTACGGAACCGCCGATTaccgatgggctttgtctttaataaaacagCCAAATGGGGTCTAATAACATGTAATGGTTTGTCTGTCACCACATGTTTTCTCTGGACGTGAGGGATGAATGTTCTATAATTGTTTCAAGGTGCGACTCATACAAAGAGGAGGCTGATAAAACCTTCAATATTTTTACCTTAGTAAAAATAGTCTTGGGCTCCACTATATCTGAACTATCTTTTTGTTCATTTAATTGTGAATGAGGTAGATCTGTCACCTATACACCTTTCAAGAGGCTTATCTCTTGCAGGCTGGTGCAATGAGATGCAATGATGATGTTCAGTAGCAttagctagccacttctgattggctaattgtgtATTGCATAGTGACCCCTCCCACTGATAGTAATTAATTCATTATTGTTGCTGCAATAATATATGAAGTTGCAGCCATCTATTTTTAtaacttaattgatatttcaatttggactgtggcaggaaagaagattcccatttgattgttAAATGGGAAAACTACCaatgtttgtatttattcatattttatatggtaaatgtaacTTTAGCATTTAGTAATAGCACTATCCATACACTATTCTcgcttgtgtatatgacacttcaatacattgttatattgtgtaaTGTAATGCGACTATTGCTTTTACTTCTCACACTACTACTGACATCTCTAAGATATCTATGCTATATCTATGCTATTGTGG
The Mixophyes fleayi isolate aMixFle1 chromosome 1, aMixFle1.hap1, whole genome shotgun sequence DNA segment above includes these coding regions:
- the LOC142141560 gene encoding uncharacterized protein LOC142141560 isoform X4, producing the protein MRALGFEPKKEEMKKMISDIDKDGSGTIDFEDFLSLMTHKMSEKDSKEEIMKAFRLFDDDGTGKISFKNLKRVAKELGENLTDEELQEMIDEADRDGDGEINEQEFLRIMRKTSLY